One stretch of Actinacidiphila sp. DG2A-62 DNA includes these proteins:
- a CDS encoding GH12 family glycosyl hydrolase domain-containing protein has product MKRHLLRSRPRAAHPRAPRLRAVAAALAAAAALVLPVTVAQSAHAATTTCQPQDTIAAGDYTIQANEWNSTAQQCITYNGGTAWSIDTANFNLPTNGAPATYPSIFKGCHWGDCTPNSGLPIQVSKLGSATSSWSTTQVGSGAYDVAYDLWINSTPTTAGQPDGTEIMIWLNSRGGVQPFGGKTGTSTAAGHSWDVWTGNQTSWKIISYVLQGGATSVSGLDVKALIDDAVSRGSVNPAHYLIDAEAGFEVWQGGQGLATTSFSFTAGAGSGGDPGGDTQAPSAPAGLTVTGTTASSASLSWSPSSDNVGVTGYDVYRGGQLAGTATGTSFTDTGLAASTAYTYTVKARDAAGNASAASSPVTATTTAGGGNPPGDGGCTASYRVSSDWGSGFTADVTVTSGTTAIHGWRVGWTYAGSQHITNAWNATVTQSGSAVTAVDAGYNGSLAASASTSFGFQGTGSGAVPTLTCTAS; this is encoded by the coding sequence GTGAAACGCCACCTCCTCCGATCACGCCCCCGCGCGGCGCACCCCCGCGCGCCACGACTGCGCGCGGTCGCCGCCGCGCTGGCCGCGGCCGCCGCCCTGGTGCTGCCGGTCACCGTCGCCCAGTCGGCGCACGCCGCCACCACGACCTGCCAGCCGCAGGACACCATCGCGGCCGGCGACTACACCATCCAGGCCAACGAGTGGAACTCGACCGCCCAGCAGTGCATCACGTACAACGGCGGCACCGCCTGGTCGATCGACACCGCGAACTTCAACCTGCCGACCAACGGCGCGCCCGCCACCTACCCCTCGATCTTCAAGGGCTGCCACTGGGGCGACTGCACGCCGAACAGCGGACTGCCGATCCAGGTGAGCAAGCTCGGCAGCGCCACCTCCTCGTGGAGCACCACACAGGTCGGCTCGGGCGCGTACGACGTCGCGTACGACCTGTGGATCAACTCCACGCCCACCACCGCCGGCCAGCCCGACGGCACCGAGATCATGATCTGGCTGAACAGCCGCGGCGGCGTGCAGCCGTTCGGCGGCAAGACCGGCACCTCCACCGCGGCGGGCCACTCCTGGGACGTGTGGACCGGCAACCAGACGTCCTGGAAGATCATTTCGTACGTCCTCCAGGGCGGCGCCACCTCCGTCTCCGGGCTCGACGTCAAGGCGCTGATCGACGACGCGGTCAGCCGCGGCTCGGTGAACCCGGCGCACTACCTGATCGACGCCGAGGCGGGCTTCGAGGTCTGGCAGGGCGGCCAGGGACTGGCCACCACGTCGTTCTCCTTCACCGCGGGCGCCGGCAGCGGCGGCGACCCGGGCGGCGACACCCAGGCCCCCTCCGCGCCGGCCGGCCTCACGGTCACCGGCACGACCGCCTCCTCCGCCTCGCTGTCGTGGTCGCCGTCCTCCGACAACGTCGGCGTCACCGGCTACGACGTCTACCGAGGCGGCCAGCTGGCCGGCACCGCCACCGGCACCTCCTTCACCGACACCGGGCTCGCCGCCTCGACCGCGTACACGTACACCGTCAAGGCCCGCGACGCGGCCGGGAACGCCTCCGCCGCCTCGTCCCCGGTGACCGCGACCACCACGGCCGGCGGCGGCAACCCGCCCGGCGACGGCGGGTGCACGGCCAGCTACCGGGTGTCCAGCGACTGGGGGTCGGGCTTCACCGCCGACGTCACGGTGACCAGCGGGACCACGGCGATCCACGGCTGGCGGGTCGGCTGGACCTACGCCGGCAGCCAGCACATCACCAACGCCTGGAACGCCACCGTCACCCAGTCGGGCAGCGCGGTCACCGCGGTCGACGCCGGCTACAACGGCAGCCTCGCCGCCTCCGCCTCCACGTCCTTCGGCTTCCAGGGCACCGGCTCCGGCGCGGTCCCGACGCTGACCTGCACGGCGAGCTGA